Genomic segment of Paracholeplasma morum:
CAATGTTATTGCCTACCATTCCCGGATGGCGTGTGGAGACAGTTGGAGATGATATTGCGTGGATTTTTAAGAAAGATGACGGGAAACTTTATGCAATTAACCCGGAAAAAGGTTTCTTTGGTGTTGCTAAAGGAACTTCTTATAAAACAAACTATAACGCGATGAAATCCATCGAAAAAAACACTATTTTTACCAATGTTGCGATTACTGAAGACAACGATGTTTACTGGGAAGGTATGGATGAGACACCAATTAAGGCAATGAACTGGAAAAAACAACCATGGACAATTACGGATAGAGAGCCTGCTGCTCATCCTAACTCAAGATTCACAGTTTCAATCGAACAAGCACCTAATTTGGCGAAAGAATACGATGACAAGGAAGGCGTCTTAATCTCTGCAATCCTTGTAGGCGGTAGAAGGGCTTCTACCATCCCGCTTGTAACAGAAGCTTATGATTTTAATCACGGGGTTTTCATGGGTTCAATGATGGGATCGGAAATCACAGCTGCTCAAATCTCTAATGATATTGGAAAGGTTAGAAGGGACCCTTTTGCGATGCTTCCATTCATTGGGTATCACATCAAAGATTACTTCCAGCATTGGTTTGACATGAAACAAGGGACTAAGGAAGAAGATTTACCGAAGATTTATTACGTTAACTGGTTTAGAAAAAATGATAAAGGTGAATTTTTATGGCCAGGATTCGGTGATAACTCACGCATATTAAAATGGATTTTTGAAAGACAAGAAGGTACTAGAAAAGGCATTGAAACCCCAATAGGAATTATGCCTAGAAAAGAAGATCTTGATTTATCAGGACTAAAGTTAACAGATGAGGCTTTTGATGAATTGTTTAAGGTGGATAAAAACGCTTGGATGGATGAGTTAGACGATCTTTATCGTTATTATCAATCCTTGGGAGAAGTACCACAAGAACTATATGATGAGTTAATCAAGGTTAAAGAAAGATTGCTTAAATAAACAGGAGAACAAACATGTTGACACTTTCAAAAACAAAACGCGACAAGGGTTTAGAAATCATTGATAAACCACTAGAAACGAATTTAAAGAGTCATGAAGTTTTAATAGAGGTTTTATCAGCCTCACTGTGTGGGACCGATGTTCATATTTATAATTGGGATCGATGGGCAAGCAATCGTATGAATCCGCCTCTAACCGTGGGACATGAGTTTTCAGGTAGAGTATTGAAAGTTGGATCAGAAGTGGAAAGGGTTAAAGTTGGAGATATTGTTTCCTCTGAGACCCATGTAGTATGTGGCCAGTGTGAATTTTGTCGAAGTGGACGTGGTCACATATGTGAAAACACAAAAATCATTGGTGTAGACATTGATGGTTGTTTTGCAGAAATGATCAAAATGCCTGAAGCCAATTTAATTATTGATCAAAGTGGAACAGACCCTAAGTATTTATCAGTATTAGAACCACTTGGTAATGCAGTTCATACCATGTTGCACTTTGATATTATTGGCAAAAATGTGGTTGTGATTGGATGTGGTCCAATTGGGCTAATGGGGATTAATGTCGCCAAAGTAGTTGGGGCTAGAAAGATTATTGCGATTGAAGTTAATCCTTATCGAATTGGACTAGCAAAATCAATTGGGGCTGATGTCGTGATTAATCCTAAAACAGAAGACGTCATTAAACGTGTACTAGAGGAAACCGATCAGAAAGGTGCAGATGTAGTCACTGAGTTTTCCGGACATAAGAGCGCGATTGAACAAAGCTTTAAGTACATAAAAAAAGGTGGTAATATGGCTTTGTTAGGGATTACTCCTGATAAAATAGAAATAGATTTATCCAATGATGTTGTCTTTAAAGGCATTACAATTTATGGTGTTACTGGACGTAAGATGTATGAAAACTGGCAACAAGTCTCTGCGTTAATCGAATCAAAACGCATCGAATTTGATAAGATTGTAACCCATGTGATTTCCATGAAAGACTTTGAAAAAGCCTTTCAAATTATGGCTTCAGGAGAATCTGGCAAAGTTGTCATGATTCCATAAGGAGGATTTATGAACTATTTAGAGTTAAAAGTGGAACAACTCAAAAAAGATGGTGTCTACAGAATGCTTCCCGTCAATGAAACGCCTTGTGAGGCAATCATTACACTGAATGGTAAAAAAGTCATTAATTTAAGTTCAAATAATTACCTTGGACTTGCGAGCCATCCCAAAGTAAAACAAAAAGCGATTGAAGCAATTAATTATTATGGCGTTGGTGCAGGCGCTGTCAGAACCATTGTTGGAAACATGGCGATTCATGAAGAACTAGATGATGTAATCGCTAGATTTAAACGTGAAGAAGCTGTTTTGGTATTTCAAAGTGGCTATATGTGCAACATTGGGGTCATTCAAGCAGTAACTGAAAAAGGCGATTTAATCATCTCAGATGAACTTAATCATGCCTCAATCATTGATGGTGTAAGACTATCAAGAGCCGATAAAGCAGTCTATAAGCACAGTGATATGGAAGACCTAGAAAGAATCCTCTTGGAAAAAAGAAGTCAGTATAACCAAGTATTAATCATCACAGATGGCGTCTTTTCAATGGATGGTGACATTGCGAAACTCCCGGATATTGTTAAACTAGCTAAGAAATACAATGCCTTAACCTATGTGGATGACGCACACGGATCAGGCGTATTAGGTGAGTCTGGAAGGGGTACTGTCGATCATTTTTCGCTTCATGGCCAAGTCGATTTTATTATTGGGACATTATCTAAAGCGGTTGGAGTAGTCGGAGGGTATGTAGCCGGAAGTAAAGCAATGAAAGAATACTTGCTTCACCGGGCGAGACCACTCTTATTCTCAACTTCGATGATGCCTGGTGCTTGTGCAGCTATTATCGAATCGATTAAACTGTTAGAATCATCAAATGAGTACACAACTAAATTATGGGAAAATTCTAACCACTTGAAAAATGCATTAGTCAAACAAGGGTTTGATATTGGCCATTCCGAGACACCAATCACACCAGTGATTATAGGTGATGAAGCGAAAACTATGGCTTTTTCTAAAGCTTTATTAGATAATGGAGTATATGTTTCAGGAATCATTTTCCCAACTGTGCCGAAAGGTCTTGGAAGAATTCGAATGATGCCAAGTGCCCTACATGATAAAAACACGTTAGATGAGGCTGTTAAAATCATTAAAGTCGTTTGGGATCAAATAAGTAATCACGAATAGGAGGGGTTTTATGCAATTTGTTTTGGTTGAGACCAAAGAAGCTATTAGAAAAATCGAGAAGATGGCTAAAACAATATGGAATGAAGCCTACCATGATTTATTATCACAAGAACAAATTGACTATATGTTATCTAAATTCTTAACAAAAGAAGCGATTAAAGCTCAAATTAATGAGGGCTATCAATACTTCTTAGTTAAGGATGATAAAAATTGTGGGTTTGCAGCGATACAAGTAGGCGAGCGGGTATTTCTAAGTAAATTCTATCTAGATAAAACCTACTATGGAAAAGGGCTTCTAAGAGGGTTTGTTGATATCCTCAAGAAACACCAAAAACCAATCTATCTAACTGTAAACAAGCATAACTATCGTGCAATTAATGCCTATCTAAAACTAGGATTTATCAAAGAAAAAGAAGTCGTATCTGACATTGGTGGAGGTTTTGTCATGGATGATTATGTAATGGTACTCTATGACATTTGATGATATTTACTTAAAGGAATCAAAGAAAGCGTATTTTATTGAACTACTCGCTTTTATAGAATCGGAATACAGTAATAAAACTATCTATCCTCCAAAAACCAATTTATTTCAAGCTTTTAAACTTACCCCGCTTAATCAAGTTAAAGTTGTGATTATTGGACAAGACCCTTATCATAACCCTAATCAAGCAAATGGGTTGGCATTCTCTGTAAATGAAAACGTAACTTTACCCCCTTCATTAAAAAACATCTATAAAGAAATCGAAAGGTCTTTTGGTTATAGTATGTCAAATAATGGCGCCTTAAGCAGTTGGGCAAAACAAGGGGTATTATTGTTAAATACGATTTTAACAGTAGAAGAAAACAAACCCTTATCACATCAAAATAAGGGGTGGGAAACATTTACTTTAGAAATCATCAAAGCACTAAATGCTTTAAAACAACCAATCTGTTTTTTGTTGTTTGGACAACATGCCAAACAGTATGAAAAGCACTTGAATAACCCCAATCACTTAGTATTAAAGACAGTACACCCATCTCCTTTATCAGCGCATAGAGGCTTTATTGGATCAGATGTCTTTAAGAAGTGTAATGACTATTTAAAAGATAAAGAAATTTCTACAATTGATTGGAAAGTATAAGCATGATACAATACACTTACAGAGTAATAAGAAAGCGTAAAGTGACTAACCATGGGATGTTGGGTTGGTACGAACACGAAAGTGGCGGTTTTCTTATGCGTCCGCTGTAAGTTTTTTTTATAGTGGATCTCTTAAGAGGAGGTCTTTTATTTTGAGACGAGAAGTGAAATATTTAGCTTTAGCAGCCATTTTGACTGCACTGTCAATTGGTCTAGATTTGGTTATAAAAAATCTTATTCCAGTTGTGGATTTTGGGTTACCTTATTATGCAGTTCCACTCATTATCGGGGGTGTTGTGCTTGGACCCATATACGGTGGAATCATGGGGTTTATCAGCGACTATGTTGGATTTATGTTAGCGCCAAGAGGATCCTATGTGATTTTATTTGGATTAAGTGCAATCTTTTGGGGTATGATACCAGGGTTATTAATCAAATATAAAAGTAACATTTATGTGATAACAATCGCTTTATTGATTACGCATATTATGGCTACCCTATCCAATACAATCGCTTTGTGGTTAATAGCATCAGAAAAAACGGCGTTAGGGTCGTTGGCAATTAGATTGCCAATGTTACCACTGAATGTCATTATTCTTACTTTTGTGACCTATGGGCTCAATAAAAGGTTAGAACCAGTATATGATGGTTTTATGGTTAAAAAGTTTTAATAAATTAAGGATAATACGCTTATGTGTTATCCTTTTTTTGTTGAATTTATTTAAATTCAAAAAAATTCAAAATTAGTTTGTATTTATACAAATTTGTCGTATAATAGAGTTAGGAGGTACGATTATGTTAGAAATTATTAATGTTTCAAAGTCCTATGGACAAAAAAAAGCAAACGATCAAATCACTTTGACAATTGAACCTGGAGACATCTATGGGTTTGTTGGTCATAACGGTGCAGGTAAAACAACCCTTTTAAAAGCCATTGCCGGCATCATTGATTTTGAAGAAGGCGATATCTTAGTGTTAGGTAAATCTGTGAAAAAAGACCCACTTGGGGTTAAACGAGAAATTGCGTATATACCAGATAACCCTGATATCTATGAATCATTATCGGGTATTCAATACTTAAACTTCATTGCAGATGCATTTTTAGTATCGGCTATCGAACGTAAGGAACTTATTGAGAAATATGCAACTATGTTTGAGCTGTCTGATGTGTTATCTCATCCAATCTCATCCTATTCTCATGGGATGAAGCAGAAGTTGGTTATAATCTCTGCTTTGGTTCATAAACCAAAGGTGTTATTGCTAGATGAGCCCTTTGTTGGGTTGGATCCTAAAGCAAGCTTCTTACTTAAAGATACGTTTAGACACTTATGCGAAGCGGGTGCGAGCATTTTCTTTTCTACACACGTTTTAGAAGTCGTAGAAAAGTTATGTAATAAAGTAGCGATTATTAAGCAAGGCAAGATTGTTGCCCAAGGCATGACCCACGAAGTAGTCAAAGACCAATCACTTGAAACTCTATTTATGGAAATTGCGAGTGAGCACTAATGTATTTAACGCTAATTAAAGTATTCTTCAAAGAGAATTTTTCATTTAAACGTTTGTTTGGGTTTAACCTCAAACAAAGCAAAGCCAAAGTGATTGGGTTTAGTTTATTAATGCTTTATGCTTTTGGAGTGTTTTTTGCATCATTCGGATTTATGTTCTTTGATTTAGCCAAGCTTATGTCTGAAATTGATCAATTAGAGATCATTATTTCTTTTGCTGCAACTTATACGTTTGGGCTTTCTGTTATGATGGCGTTGTTAAGATCATCTGGGTATATCTTTAACTATAAAGATTATGACATCTTAGCCCCATTACCGATCAAGAACAGTACCGTATTGTTTGCGAAATTATCGGTAATGTTGTTAATGATTTATATTACTTCATTACTGTTTGTGATACCGATTTTTGCAGCTTATTTCTATTATCATAGTATTAGTTTCTTTGGGTTGGTTTATGCCATTTTAGGGTTTTTATTTACCCCTTTAATTCCAATAGTGTTGTTATCATTTGTTTCGCTTTTAATTACCAAGTTAACCAATAAATTGCCTTTTTCCAAATTACTTAACATCATTTTAATGTTTGGATTATTCATCGGTATATTTGCGTTATCCTTTGTTTCAACTGGTACCGAGACCAATCCTTTAACAGGACAAGTAGATTTAATTGGAGGCGTTTCAGAATACTATCCACTTGTAAGATACTATGCCGAAGCCGTTCATGATCATAACCATTTATCCTTCTTGCTATTGGCATTAATCTCTATCGGCGTGTTTGTTGTTTATGTATTCTTGATTCAAGGATTGGTTAGAAAAACCAATCAATCCAAACAAAATACTTATATCAATCGTAAAAAGAAAGTCACATATAATTCGGGCTCAATGAGAAAGACATTGATTCAAAAAGAGTTTAAAACTTTCTTCTCAATACCGATTTATGTTCTTAATACAGGATTAGGTGTCATTATCATCTTCGCATTATCCGTAGCAAGCTTAATCTTTAAATCAAACATCAATGAGTTCTTAGTAGAAGCAACCGAACTGAACTTGCCTATACTACCATTGTTACTGATTGTCTTCGGGTTTTCAATCGCAATGACCTTTACCCCAGCGATTAATTTATCGCTTGAAGGGAAACACTTGTGGATCTTAAAGACACTACCTGTTGACCCTTATGAAGTGATGTTATCAAAGATCTTATTCAATGTTTTATTGGTTGTGCCTGTAAGTGTCGTTGGCATCACAATGTTAAGTTATTCATTACAATTTGGATTTATTGAGATAGCGCTGTTTCTTTTAGTCGTATGTAGTTTCTCTATGTTATCTTCTATTTTATTTGGATTCATCAATTTATACTTTCCGAAGTTTGAGTTTAACTCAGAAGTGGAAGTCATTAAACAAAGCATAGGCTCATTTCTTGCCGTCTTCGGGGGATTTGCTTTACTGATTACATTTGGGTTTATGTACTATTTTCTAACGAAAGTAATCGCATCCGAATGGGCTCTACTAATCATTGGCTTAACCATGGTATTAGCTACTTACGGTTTACTAGTGTTGTTAAAACCTGTTTCAAGAAAGAAATTCTTAACCTATTAAAGAAAAAAAGGCAATCCGATTGCCTTTTTTGTTAGTTATTTTGTAGATTCTCTTTCAATTAACTTTACATCTAGTACACTATGGAACTCACTGATTGTCTCTTCATTAAGAAGTTTAACCAAGGTTTCTAGTGCAAGCTCACCCATTCTACGAATTGGTTGTTCAATCGTCGTGATGGTTGGTGAAACAAGCGTTGTATAAACGATATTATCAAAACCGACAATTTGGATGTCTTCAGGAATTTTCTTCCCCATTTTATTGATGATGTTTTCTGCGTGAATTGCTAAGAAGTCTGAAGTCGCAAATATGCCATCGATTTCTGGATGGGACTCAATAATTTTGGTGATTGCATCGATATCAGGATTTAATAAATCCCCATCATATGAGATATAAGGAATGTTGTTTTGGACAAGTACTTGTCTAAACCCTAATGAGCGTTCAGAAACGGTTAATAAGAATGATGGACCTCTAAGCTCTAAAATGTATCTAGAACCCCCAGAAATGAGTTTTTGAGCAGCAATGATACCACCTAGGATGTTATTTGACGTAATCGATGGAATGTTTTCGGATAAAATGTGATCCACCGTTACAATCGGTAAGTCTGATTTAATCAATTGATCGACATTGTGTGCATTGGATGCAACAATAATGCCATCGATGTTGTATTGTGAATAAATGTGAATATAATCTTTCTCACGTTTGGCATCGTCTTGGGTGTTAGATAACATAATCTTATAACCCAGTTTCATTGCTTGGTTTTCGATACCCTCAATCAGTTCTGCGTAGAACTGAGTATCAAAATGTGGGACCAATACCCCAATCAATTTGGAATGTTTGTTAAAAAGTGAACGTGCGAGTTCATTTGGAATGTAGTTTAAATCATTAATAGCTGTTTCTACCAGCAAACGTGTTTCTTCGTTAACATACCCTTTTTGGTTAATGACTCTAGAAACGGTTGCGACACTGACGTTTGCCTTTTTTGCGACATCTTTTATAGTTGCCATAGATAATCACCTCATAAATATTATATAATAATAATAGTTTTAAACAAACAAAAACGAAAGGTTGTTAATATGATAAAAATTATTGGAGCTGGATTGGCTGGTTCAGAGGCAGCTTACTATCTGGCAAACAAAGGACATAAAGTAAAATTATACGAAATGAGACCGATAAAAATGACCCCTGCGCACCAAACAGATTTATTCGCAGAGTTGGTATGTTCAAACTCACTTCGTTCAAATGACCCACTGAATGCAGTTGGATTGCTTAAACGTGAAATGCAGGCCATAGGGTCTTTAATTATGGAAGCGGCACTTAGCGAAGAAGTTCCTGCTGGGTCTAGCCTTGCTGTTGACCGTATTGGGTTTTCAGAATATGTGACTAAAAAGATTATGACTCATCCGAACATTGAAGTTATTAAAGAAGAAGTATCTGATATTGATATTGATGAGTATACAATCATTGCCTCAGGCCCACTGACTAGCGATCTACTGTCATCGAAAATCCAAACGCTTTTTGATGCCAAACAACTGCACTTCTTTGATGCAGTAGCCCCAATCATTGAGGCATCTAGCATCAACTATGATATTGCTTATTTTAAATCTAGATACGATAAAGGCGAAAGCGATTATATAAACTGTCCGATGACAAAAGAAGAGTATGACCGTTTTTATGAAGCGCTAACTACGGCAGAAAGGGCCACTTTAAAGGACTTTGAAGTCAATGTCTTTGAAGGGTGTATGCCAGTGGAAATTATGGCTTCTAGGGGTAAAGAAACGCTTTTATTTGGACCATTAAAACCGGTTGGCCTTGAACATAATGGATCTAAACCTTACGCAGTGGTTCAATTAAGACAAGATGATGCAGCAAAGTCATTATTTAATATCGTAGGTTTCCAAACAAACCTCAAATGGAGTGAACAAAAACGTGTCATTCAACTGATTCCTGGACTAGAGAATGCGAACATTATTCGTTATGGGGTCATGCACCAAAATACCTATATTGAATCTCCTGAAGTACTGAATGCTTGTTATCAATCGATTAAGTATCCAAAACTCTTTGTAGCAGGTCAAATCTCTGGGGTAGAAGGCTATGTTGAATCAGCAGCATCAGGATTAAGTGCGGCTTATCATTTAGATAGATTATTAAACGAAAAACCGATGTCACCATTCCCAACTGACACAATGATTGGTGCCATGAGTAGATATATTTCAACTAAAAACAAGAGTTTTAACCCAATCAATGCCAATTTGGGGATTCTACCTGAACTTGGCAAACATAAAAAACTAGACCGTAAACGCCTCTATATGGAACGTGCTACGGAATCCTTATCTAAGTATTTAGGAGAGTAAGGAAGGTTAACCATGATCTCAAACGAACAAGCCTTAAAAGCATTTGAAGACTATCTTTCAATCGAAAAACAGTATTCCTCTCTAACCGTTAAGAGCTATCTTACCGATGTTAAAGGGTTTTTAGCGTTTGTTCAAAATGAGGGGTTTTCTGATTTGTTGCTTGAGGTGACTCGTGAACGTGTTTTTGGACATTACTTGAATCATTTAAATGCCAGCAATTTTCAAAATAAAAGCATTGCGAGAAAACTATCCGCGATTAAGTCTTTTTACAAGTATCATCAACGTGTTGGAAACATTGATGTTAATGTTACGATTACACTAAAAAGCCCTAAGGTTGAAAAAAGACTGCCTAAAGTGGTCTCTGAAAAAGAACTGGATTTAATATTCCAATCGATAGATATACAAAAACCTTTAGGACAAAGAAACTATCTAATCTTTGATTTACTTTATTCTACAGGCATACGTGCCAGTGAATTATGTAACTTATCGATTAGCGATGTTGAGTTATCTCGCCAAAGGGTATTGATTCATGGTAAAGGGTCAAAAGACCGTTATGTGATTCTTCACGATAAATTAACCGAATCCTTTAGACAATATATGACCTACACAAGACCCTTGTTGTTGGCTAAAGGAGATACGCTCTTTAATCAAAAATTATTTATCAACTATAAAGGCGGCGTATTAACAACGAGAGGCTTACGCGTTATTTTAAACCAACTGTTTAAAGATGCTGGTGAGTTTGTTAAAGTATCACCACACATGCTAAGACACTCATTTGCCTCAGCATTGCTAAATCATGGTGCGGATTTAAGAGTGGTTCAAGAATTACTTGGACACGAGAACTTAAAAACCACACAAGTCTATACGCATTTAACCACAGAGAAAATTAGAACATTATATAAAGAAAGTCATCCGAGAGCTAAAAAATGAACAAAATCACAGATATGATTGTAGATGAACGCATTAAAGATTCAAAAATCCATTTGAAGAGATATACTGCAAGAGCGGTAATTCTTCAAGGACGAGACATACTAATGGCCTATTCAAAGAAGTTTGATGATTATATGACACCCGGTGGTGGCATAGAAAATGAACCCATTTTAGTGGCCTTAGCTAGAGAAGTTGAAGAAGAAACGGGCATGACCATTAAGGATATCGAGCCTATTGGGTATATTGAAGAACTTAGGTTGACGGATAATGGGCTAAACCTCTATCAAAAAAGTCATTATTTCTTCGCGAAAGTCGATCAAATCGGTAAGAAAAAACTTGAGAAATATGAATCTTCATTTGGACTTGAAGCGGTTTGGGTTCCAATTGATGAAGTGATTAAACAAAACAACTTCATCATTGAAGAAAGAAGAAAGAAAACCGTTACTGGGGTTCACCCATTCTCTACATTAAAACGAGAAAACGAAGTCCTAAACTACGTTATAAAGGAGTATTTAAATGAGAAAATTTGAAAAAATCACACACTATCAAAATGAGTCTTTCGATTTACCAAAACGTGCGACAACCCATTCTGCAGGCTATGATTTAGCAAGCATTGAAGAGGTTACAATCAACCCAAAAGAGATCAAAATGATCCCTACTGGACTTAAAGTGGCAATGAATGATGACGAGGTTTTATTGGTGTTTCCAAGAAGCTCGCTTGGCATCAAAAAAGGCTTAACTATGGCAAATAACGTAGGTGTTATTGATCAAGACTACTATAATAGTCCGATTAATGAAGGTCATATCATGATTCCAATTTATAATTTTGGAGAAGTATCTCAAACTGTGTTAAAACATGAAAGAATTGCCCAAGGCATCTTCATCAATTACTTAAAAACAGATGAAGATTTTACGACTGAAAAACGCATAAGTGGGTTCGGAAGTACGGATAAATAATTTTTCAGTTTTAACCCTTGTGTAATAAAAAAGTATAGTCTATAATGGAGTTATACTAATGGGTATTAGGTGTGCCTAGCACATAACAGGGAAGAAAGTAAAAGCTTTCGCTGCCCCAGCAACCGTAAGATGGACAATTCACAAATACCACTGCTTGAAGCGGGAAGGTGTGAAAAGGACGAAGTCGAGCCGGTAGACCTACCTATACTTACTAAGTACCGCCTGGGTGATGCGTGTATGAATCAATATTCTTTTTGATTATATAATCTATATCCTATGGCGGATATAGATTTTTTGACTATAACTGGAGGGATTTACATGTCGAAAATGAAGAAACTATGGCTTGTTATGGTGGTTTTAGGGCTATTCTTTGGTCTTTCAGCC
This window contains:
- the dut gene encoding dUTP diphosphatase yields the protein MRKFEKITHYQNESFDLPKRATTHSAGYDLASIEEVTINPKEIKMIPTGLKVAMNDDEVLLVFPRSSLGIKKGLTMANNVGVIDQDYYNSPINEGHIMIPIYNFGEVSQTVLKHERIAQGIFINYLKTDEDFTTEKRISGFGSTDK
- a CDS encoding NUDIX hydrolase; protein product: MNKITDMIVDERIKDSKIHLKRYTARAVILQGRDILMAYSKKFDDYMTPGGGIENEPILVALAREVEEETGMTIKDIEPIGYIEELRLTDNGLNLYQKSHYFFAKVDQIGKKKLEKYESSFGLEAVWVPIDEVIKQNNFIIEERRKKTVTGVHPFSTLKRENEVLNYVIKEYLNEKI